The region GGCCGCTGCCGTCCACGAAGCTGTTGAGGCTGTAGCCCTCCTCCAGCGCGGTGGCCAGCACGTAGGGCTTGAACGCCGAACCCGACTGGGCGCCGCCCAGCAGCGCGCTGTCGTACTGGTTCTCCAGGTAGTCGTGGCCGCCGTAGAACGCCAGCACCTCACCGGTGGCGTTGTCCACGGTCGCCATGCCGACGTTGACGCCCTCGGGGATGACCTCCTGCGGGATGGCGGCCTCCACCACCTCGTAGGCGGCGTCCATCATGTCCTGGTCGAAGGTGGTGACGACGGTGAAGCCCTGCCGGTTGATCTGGTCCTCGGTGTAGCCCAGCTCCTCCAGCTCGCGCATCGCGGCCTCGTACATGTAGCCGCGGTAGCCGCTCAGGTCGTTGTCGGCCCCGGGCTCGTACTCGATCGGCGCGGGGAACTCCATCCCGTCGGCCTCGGACTGGGTGATGGCGCCCGTGGTCACCATGCCGTCGACGACGTAGCGCCAGCGCTGCTCCATCTCCGGCGTGGTGTTGACGTCCGCCTCACCGAACGGCGTCGGCTGCTGGATGGCGGCGGCCAGGAAGGCGGCCTCCTCCGGAGTCAGCTCATTGGCGTTCTTGTCGTAGTAGGCCTGGGCCGCGGCCTGGATCCCGTAGGCCTGGCGGCCGAAGTAGATGGTGTTGAGGTACTGCTCCATCACCCATTCTTTGGTCTCGCTCTGGTCGACCTTGATGGAGATGATGATCTCCTGGATCTTCCGGGAGACGGTCTGCTCGAAGGACACGCCCTCGTAGTAGTTGCGGACCATCTGCTGGGTGATGGTGGAGCCGCCCTGGACCTGCTGGCCGGTGACCGTGGACCAGACGGCGCGGGTGGTGCCGCGCACGGAGACGCCGGGCTCGGTCCAGAAGCCCCGGTCCTCGGCGGAGATGACGGCCTCGACGACCTGGTCGCCGTTCTCGGTCATCTCCTCGTAGGTGATGGGGTCGCGGTCGGTGCCGCGGTAGGCGAACTCGGTCTCCCCGTCGCCGAAGTAGAAGGTCGACCCCTGCTCCACGGCGTCGGCCTTCGCGGCGTCGGGGACCTCGACGGTGGCGTAGAAGTACGCGAAGGCGCCGCAGGCGATGATGACCATCAGCGCGGAGGCCACCAGGAAGGTGCGCAGGATCCGCCACCAGAGCGGCTTCTTGCGCTTGCCCTTCTTGGCCTTGGCCTTCTTCCCGGGACCGGTGCCGGCGGGACCCGACGGGCTGGACGAACCGCTGGGACCGGTGGGGCCACCGGGACCCCCGGGGCCGCTCGGGCCTCCGGGGCCCTGGGGCGGGCGGCCCGCGCCGGCGGCTCCGACGTAGTTGGACAGCCGCTGCGGCTGCGGCCACATCGCCCCGGCCTCGGCCGCGGACTCCTCCGTGACCTGGGGGTCCGGAACGGGCCCGGCGACGGACTGCGGAGCCTCGGGTGCGCCGGGGGGCGTGGCGGGAGGCGCGGCGGACACGGGAGGCGTCGAGGGCTCGGCCACGGACCCGGCGGGCGGGACCGGCGGGGCGGCGGGAGTCCAGGACGGGGCCTCGGACGCACCGCCCTGCGCGGCTCCGGCGGGCTCGGCGGCGTCGTCGGCCTTCCCGGCCGCGGCGGTGGTGTCGTCGGCAGCGGGCACGGGTTCGGAGCCGGGCGCGGCGGCGCTCGGCTCGGACGCACCGGGCCCGTCGGGCGCGGCCCGGGGGCCGTCGGCCGGCTCGGGAGCCTGCGCCGCGGTGGCAGCGGCCACCGCGGCCGCGCCGTCGGCCTCCTCCGCGGAGGAACGCTCCCCGGATCCGTCGGCGGTCTCCCTCTCCGCCTGCGCGGACGCCGTTTCGGGCTCGTCGGCCGCCGAGTTTCCGGTCACCTCCGGAGCCGCCTCGGCGGCGGGCTCCTCCGCGGTCTCCGCGGTGGTCCTCCCCGGCTCCCGCCCGTCCTCCCCCTCGGAGGACTCGTCGAAGCCCTGCTCCGCGAGGACCTGTGCGACCCGCTCGCGGAAGAAGGTGCCGCTGGTCTTGAAAGTGATGGGCCCGGAGTCGGCCGCCGAGTCGGCGTCCTCGCCACCACCGGTGGTCGGGGCGCGGTCGGCCGTGTCCTCTCCGGCGTCGGGCAGCTCCTCCGCAGAGGTGTCGTTGGTCTCCGGCGCGACGTCCTCATCGTGCACGGGGCGCTGCCCATCCGCCCCGTTCGCGCCGTTTGTGCTCTCGCTCAGCTCCCCGCCCCCATGGCAAATCACGTCCGGCACGGTGCCGTCCTGGTATTTGACGCGCAACCGCCCCGGATCGGTTCAGTCAAGATTTGGACCGAAGTGGTCTTTCGGGGGATAACGCCACCATCGCTCCGCCCCTTCTCGACACGATACCGGGCCGTAACCATGTCAAGGCCGAATCCATAACCGGGTGGTGACTTCTTACCGAAGGCTTACCCGGCGGAGGCGTGTCCCAGGACGGTCGTTGTCCGACCGGTTCGGGGAGGTGGGAGGGCTCAGGCGACCCGTTCCAGGACCCGCATCGAACCGACCGCCGAGACCTCCTTGAACAGACCGGAGTCCAGGGCCCGGAGGTAGATGTTGTACGGGGGGCGCCCGCCGTCCGCCGGGTCGGGGAAGACGTCGTGGATCACCAGCGCGCCGCCGGGGGCGACGTGCCCGCTCCAGCCGGCGTAGTCGGCCTGCGCGGCCTCCTCGCTGTGGCCGCCGTCGATGAACAGCATCCCCAGCGGGGTGCCCCACACCGAGGCCACCTCGGCGGAGCGGCCGACCACGACGATGACCTCGTCGTCCAGCCCGGCCCGGGTGAGGGTCCGGCGCAGGTGCGGGAGCGTGTCGAACTTCCCGGTCTCCCGGTCCACGAGCGTCGCGTCGTGGTACTCCCAGCCCTCTTGGTGCTCCTCCGACCCGCGGTGGTGGTCCACGGTGACCACCTTCACGCCGGTGGCCCGGGCCGCAGCGCCGAGGAAGACGGTGGACTTACCGCAGTAGGTGCCGATCTCCACGACCGGCCCGACAGGGGCGTAACGGAGAGCGGTCTCGTACAGGGCGGTGCCCTCGTCCGTGGGCATGAAGCCCTTGGCGGCCTCGGCGGCGGCGAGCAGGTCGGCGGGGATGGGAATCGTCATGGGTGAATTGTCCCACCGGTGGGGGGCGGGTCCTCCGTTCGGCTCCGCTGATGCGTCTGTTTGTGCTCTTCCAACGCCGTGGTGGGTGACGGGTGGGGCTGTACGGGGCCCAGCTGTGGTCTGAGGGCGGATCATCTCCTTCGACTCCAGGGGCCACCGCCGAGGAGCGTCGTGGGACCTCCGCTCCAGGAGGACCATGGCCACACACCCAGCCCCAGCCCCAGCCCCAAGGACACTCTCATGCCCCTTCAACACTGTGGTGGGTGACGGGCTGGTCTGTCCGGGGCCGAGCCACAACCGGAGGGCGGATCATCTCCTTCGTCCCCAGGGGGTGGGGGTGGGTGTGCCCACCGCCCCAGAGGCCCCATCGGCGGCAGGGACTTCGGTAGGGCGGCACTCGGCCCGGCCCCCAGGGGGTCGTCCGCCCGACTGGGACCCTCAGCCACAGCCGGGGACCGTCGTGGGACCTCCGCTCCAAGAGGACCATGGCCACACGCCCAGCCCCGGGGGCTGCCCACCCACTTGGAACCCCCACCCCCCGCCGGAGGGCGTCGCGGGGCCTCCGCCACAGGGGGTGAAGGCCGCAGGTGGCTTCCCGCCCCGACCCCAGGGGTGCCTCTTTGCCCTTTCAACGTTGTGGTGGGTGGCGGGTGTGTCTGTTGGGGGCCGAGGCACTACCGGAGGGCGGATCGTCTCCTTCGGCGCCGAGGGGTCGGGGTGGGCGTTCCCGCCGCCCGGACACACGGGGGTGAAGGCCGCGCGTACCTGCGGGCCCGTCCCCAGGGGGTTTCCCACCCGGCCGGGGCCTCGGCCACAGCCGGAGGGCATCGCTGGGCCCCCGCCGCAGGGGGTGAAGGCCGCGGGCGACTTCCCGCCCGTCCCCAGGGGGTTTCCCACCCGACCGGGCCCTCGGCCACAGCCGGAGGGTGGACCGCTTCCTGCGCTCCAGGGGGTTTCCCACCCGACCGGTGTGGCCCGCCCCAGCCGTGTCAGGCCAGTGGAGCCCCTGGCCCTAGGGGGTGTTCGCCGAGGTAGTTGTAGGTTTCCAAGAGGCCGGCCGCTTGGGGTGGGCGGTCCGCGCCGGGTGGGCCCGGCCCCGGCCGCAGTCGGTGTCCGGCAGACCGCCAGGCGGGTGCGTTGGGCGCGCGTGGCGGGTGGTGGGGGTGTGTATGCCGGAGCCGGGTGCACGCGGAGCGCGCACACCCGCACCGCCTGGAAAGGTTGTGGGCGCCGGCGGCGGTGCGGGGGCTCCACGCTGTCGCCTACTCCCGCGCGTGACCGCGGTACCGGTCAGTGCCGGGGGTGAAAGCCGCACGTTTCCGCGACCCCGGCCCCAGACCGGGCACAGGACCGCGGCCCTGGCCGCAGGGGGTGAAGGCCACACACACCCACAGCCCCAAGCCCCAGGGGGTGTGGGGAAGAAGAACCGCGCACCTCAGCCCCCAGGGGGTTTCGCCGCACGTACCCGC is a window of Nocardiopsis changdeensis DNA encoding:
- a CDS encoding transglycosylase domain-containing protein codes for the protein MHDEDVAPETNDTSAEELPDAGEDTADRAPTTGGGEDADSAADSGPITFKTSGTFFRERVAQVLAEQGFDESSEGEDGREPGRTTAETAEEPAAEAAPEVTGNSAADEPETASAQAERETADGSGERSSAEEADGAAAVAAATAAQAPEPADGPRAAPDGPGASEPSAAAPGSEPVPAADDTTAAAGKADDAAEPAGAAQGGASEAPSWTPAAPPVPPAGSVAEPSTPPVSAAPPATPPGAPEAPQSVAGPVPDPQVTEESAAEAGAMWPQPQRLSNYVGAAGAGRPPQGPGGPSGPGGPGGPTGPSGSSSPSGPAGTGPGKKAKAKKGKRKKPLWWRILRTFLVASALMVIIACGAFAYFYATVEVPDAAKADAVEQGSTFYFGDGETEFAYRGTDRDPITYEEMTENGDQVVEAVISAEDRGFWTEPGVSVRGTTRAVWSTVTGQQVQGGSTITQQMVRNYYEGVSFEQTVSRKIQEIIISIKVDQSETKEWVMEQYLNTIYFGRQAYGIQAAAQAYYDKNANELTPEEAAFLAAAIQQPTPFGEADVNTTPEMEQRWRYVVDGMVTTGAITQSEADGMEFPAPIEYEPGADNDLSGYRGYMYEAAMRELEELGYTEDQINRQGFTVVTTFDQDMMDAAYEVVEAAIPQEVIPEGVNVGMATVDNATGEVLAFYGGHDYLENQYDSALLGGAQSGSAFKPYVLATALEEGYSLNSFVDGSGPRQIQGSRIQNAGNAPGGPMDLVQATRVSNNLGFVELNMEVGYENVRDTAYDIGLREGSIEDHQLVPTLALGVSTVTPLDQAGAYATFANGGRHVDTHVIKSILNADGEEVRPEVESRQAIKESTAADVTYALEQVVQGGTGTSANFWTHPVAGKTGTTSDSVAAWFVGYTPQLSTAVGVYNENNQSFGIPGYDISGGGVAAPIWRDYMQRAMEGYERKEFPPPAFAGSTQYWAPDPSTQAPEEPVEELPEETPQDPGTPEVPEVPETPENPGTPEVPEVPEFPGPGDGEGGGGETPPAREEVREFPAG
- a CDS encoding class I SAM-dependent methyltransferase, with the translated sequence MTIPIPADLLAAAEAAKGFMPTDEGTALYETALRYAPVGPVVEIGTYCGKSTVFLGAAARATGVKVVTVDHHRGSEEHQEGWEYHDATLVDRETGKFDTLPHLRRTLTRAGLDDEVIVVVGRSAEVASVWGTPLGMLFIDGGHSEEAAQADYAGWSGHVAPGGALVIHDVFPDPADGGRPPYNIYLRALDSGLFKEVSAVGSMRVLERVA